In one Chionomys nivalis chromosome 13, mChiNiv1.1, whole genome shotgun sequence genomic region, the following are encoded:
- the S1pr3 gene encoding sphingosine 1-phosphate receptor 3 — MATHAQSHPPILGNDTLRKHYDYVGKLEGRQNPPDGGTHTTTILFLVTCSFIVLENLMVLIAIWKNNKFHNRMYFFIGNLALCDLLAGIAYKVNILMSGRKTFSLSPTVWFLREGSMFVALGASTCSLLAIAIERHLTMIKMRPYDANKKHRVFLLIGMCWLIAFSLGALPILGWNCLENFADCSTILPLYSKKYIAFLISIFTAILVTIVILYARIYFLVKSSSRRVANHNSERSMALLRTVVIVVSVFIACWSPLFILFLIDVACKVKECSILFKSQWFIMLAVLNSAMNPVIYTLASKEMRRAFFRLVCGCLVRGKGTQASPMQPALDPSRSKSSSSNNSSHSPKVKEDLPHVATSSCTADRNRPLQNGVLCK, encoded by the coding sequence ATGGCAACGCATGCGCAGAGCCACCCGCCCATCTTAGGGAATGATACTCTCAGGAAACATTACGATTACGTGGGGAAACTGGAAGGCAGGCAGAACCCCCCGGACGGTGGTACCCACACCACTACCATCCTCTTCTTGGTCACCTGTAGTTTCATCGTCTTGGAGAACCTGATGGTTTTGATTGCCATCTGGAAAAACAATAAGTTTCACAACCGCATGTACTTTTTCATTGGCAACTTGGCTCTCTGCGACCTGCTGGCCGGCATCGCCTACAAAGTCAACATTCTGATGTCCGGTAGGAAGACGTTCAGCCTGTCTCCGACCGTGTGGTTCCTCAGGGAGGGCAGTATGTTTGTAGCCCTCGGCGCGTCCACCTGCAGTTTATTGGCTATTGCCATTGAGCGGCACCTGACCATGATCAAGATGAGGCCCTATGACGCCAACAAGAAGCACCGCGTGTTCCTTCTGATTGGGATGTGCTGGCTGATTGCCTTCTCGTTGGGCGCCCTGCCCATCCTGGGCTGGAACTGCCTGGAGAACTTTGCTGATTGCTCTACCATCTTGCCCCTCTACTCCAAGAAGTACATCGCCTTCCTCATCAGCATCTTCACAGCCATCCTAGTGACCATCGTCATCCTGTACGCGCGCATCTACTTCCTGGTCAAGTCCAGCAGCCGAAGGGTGGCCAACCACAACTCCGAGAGATCCATGGCCCTGCTCCGGACTGTAGTGATAGTGGTGAGTGTGTTCATCGCCTGCTGGTCCCCCCTTTTCATCCTCTTCCTCATTGACGTGGCCTGCAAGGTGAAGGAGTGTTCCATCCTGTTCAAGAGTCAGTGGTTCATCATGCTGGCTGTCCTCAACTCTGCCATGAACCCTGTCATCTACACTCTGGCCAGCAAAGAGATGCGGCGTGCCTTCTTCCGGCTGGTGTGTGGCTGTCTAGTCAGGGGCAAGGGGACCCAGGCCTCACCCATGCAGCCTGCTCTTGACCCAAGCAGAAGTAAATCAAGCTCCAGTAACAACAGTAGCCATTCTCCCAAGGTCAAGGAAGACCTGCCCCACGTCGCCACCTCTTCCTGTACCGCTGACAGAAACAGACCACTTCAAaatggggtcctctgcaagtga